AAACAAAATTTTTAAATATTAGAGGGGCTCCGTTTCGTTCTTAAAACGGTGATAAAACAGCTGTGAAACACGATAAAAACAGGATCTAAAAGTTTTTACAACGCTCTCGAAGAGAAAATTTTATGTCCGAGGGTCAGGAATTAAACTTGAATTAAGAAACACCCCATCCTTAAGTTTAATCTCGATACTGGGCGTTCAAGCAAGATACAGGTTCTTCAGGTCTCAGGTGTCTGAGGTTTTTCTTCTCAAATTACCTTCTAAGCTCGTCAGCGCTTAGCTTCGTTCAGGTGCCAAACTAAACTTATAATAGACTCAAATCAAACTTCTCTTAACAAACATAATAATAGAGGAAAACTGAAGATTTTTGTTCCAGCAAATAAATATAAAATAATTTTCTATTTTAAGATAATAATTGACTTGCCTTATTTTTTCTTTTTATATTACACTTATGTATTTTAGTATTTCTCAATATAAAAATTTCCAGGAGCGTATTCCATAAGAAGAATATTAATTTAAGTTTTATTTTACTATCAACTCAGATTCACGCAAAAGTAGGACGTCATAACTTCATAATCAAAGCAGGTGGAGGATTATCGACATCTAAATCAATAGTTATAGACAGAGTAATTACTGAAATAAATAGCCAACCTGATTCTTTAGAAATGAAAACGTTAGATGGAGGATTCAATATTGACTTAGGATATCAATTTTTCTCTGCCCATACAACTATCGTCCATAGCGTTGATACACTTATTGGTTTTGGCATATCTTTCAATAAAATCACAAAATCCTTAGTTTTATATATACTGCCTCCCGGAATCTATGCACAAGCAAGGGAAACTTATGGATCTTTAAGTGCAACATATTAAGTCGGACATCAATTTTCCAATGCAAAACCCATAGTTGATATTCTGGATTTAACCCTGACTTTCGGAAATATGAAACTTTTGTCATATTACGAAGACAAAAGTATTGCAACTCAAAAAGAGTAGACTGCTATTTTGATATTGGTATGAACCTACCTTTAAGATTGCAATACTATGAATAACGGATTTCTTGCCGGCTTTCGACATTCCATTACCTCTTAACTACCAACTCTATTTCAAGATTGAGTCAATTTTTTAGCGGAAAAGATACAAATAGAAAAACTTAACTCACAACTGATTATATCGATTATAAATTAAATTTCTTTTGGGATATATGTTTGGAAAATAAAAATTCTTCATCGTTAAATTAATATCTAATGTAACAATTTTAGAATTAACAAAAATTAAAAAATGAGATTTTTCTTGACAATTTTATTAAATTATCTTATAATTTTAAAGCTGCCTCTTTAGCTCAGTTGGTAGAGCATCTGATTTGTAATCAGAGGGCCGTGGGTTCAAGTCCCACAGGGGGCTGGGAACTTTGGTTCTTTTAATATAAGCAAGTATAGATAATTTCTGCACTTGCTTTTTTATTTTAAAACTGTACAGAATTTATACATAAATTGTACAGACAGAAAATCTTATCAATTTACAGGAGACGAACACAAGGCATCCCTTGACTTGGCACGTCAGGCCCTTAGAAACACTAAAACTCATCCACCGCATCGAAACCTTCAGCACCGGCACCGGACAAGTCAAAGTTCTTGCAATTCTGCATTTCTTTTTCCGATAAAAAGCTCCGGATCCCCAATGCCAATGCAGAAAAACGCCTCGTCCGCGACCGAAATCTCTTCCAAAAATGGCGTCGCGGTACCTCATATTCCGATCTTTCCGCCGAATTCAAGATCAAAGAACGCTGAATCCGAGCCATTATCGGCATCATCCTAAAGCAAAGAAATACAAACACTGGTGGGAAAGATCGCACACTAAACCTGATAAAAACGCCACGCGTCCAAAGCCTTGAATTTAAAAATTGCGTTTGATCTCTCATCAAGAATTTTATATAATAATTGCATATAATTCAACATATAATAAGTAATGAAATATAGAAAATTAAACATGCGTGTGTCGATATTTATTCTATCGTAAGAGAAAAGGATTGCTAATTACAGAATAAGCAAAATCGTCATTATAAGTTATAGAAAATAAGGATAACACAATATATCAACAAAAACAATAAATACCATTTAAATATATTAATTTTCATAAAAATATATTTATGGATATATTTTATTTGTTATTATATCATAATTATAACCAAATAGTGAATATGTAAAAATCTACTATAAAAATAATACTCAAACTAAACAAATTGCAATTTGTTTAAAAATAGATATACAGGCAATGTATTATTCCAAATTAGTATTGACAAAAAACCAATTACATACTATAATAAATTAGGGATTGGGAAAATATGAATGTAAAATTTGACATTATTAATTTTCTTATCTATCTACATACCAAACAGTTGATATTAATCAAAACATTGCTCCCTTTATTGGGAGGTCATTATGAGTATCAAAATCTCGATTGTTATCCCTGTATATGGCACAGAAGATTTTTTATCAGAATGTTTAGAGTCATGTATTAATCAAACATTAAAAGAAATCGAAATCATTGTTGTAAACGATTGTTCACCAAATAATTGTCGTGAAATTGTACAAAAATTTCAAAAACAAGATAATCGTATTATATTTATTGATCTACCCCATAACATGGGCACTTTGAATGCACGTATGGAAGGTTATAAAATTGCTCGAGGAGAATATATTCAAAGTTTAGATTCAGACGATACACTCACCAAAAATGCATGCGAAATTATTTATCAAACTTTTCAGGCATACAATAATGACATACTACATATCAGTATGCATACATATCATCATCCTAATAAAAATCATCCGATTAAAACTTGCGAAATGTTTATTCCAAAATCTCTCGAACTAACTCAGGATCAATGGCTTCATATATTGTTTACGCGTAATCTTGATAATTGTATGTGTTCCTACGTAATTAAAAAAGAACTAATACAAAAACTTCTTTCCCTACTCCCCCAAAATACTCATATTACTCTTTATGAAGACCTGATGCAAATATTTACCTTAGCGTTGAGCATACCGATTGATAAAATTATATCCATCCCTAACAGGCTTTATGAATACCGACATGGTGTAGGAATCACAACCACCGGTATTAATCCCAAACGTTATACCAAAAATCTTACTGATACTATCAGAGTTACATCCCATGTCTATGCTGCAGCTAAACAAAATAACCTGTCTCCAGAACTACTTATTGAACTTATGGGATATTTGTATCAAATGTCTTACACCTGGAGTTTACATATTTCCTTATCTGATAAAGAAAAACAATTACAAGTGGCACAAGAACTACAAAATCTTCACTTGATGTGGGATTATACTAATATGGTAGGAATCAATGAATATTACCAATTATTATACAGGCAACCAGTAATACCAACCGCAGCACTGGATAATACTCTGTCTGCAAATGAACAAAAAGTTTTAGAAATATTTCATTGCATAAGAAAAATTATTAATAAATTTATTCCACCTAGCAGTTTTCTCAGAAATATTATCCATAAAATAATCAACATCATCAAAAAATTATATATCCATATAAAAAAATCATTACGACACTTCTCATTCTGAATAACAATCAATCATTAATCGATTAAAACAATTAATTTTTGACAATTTAGGAAGAAAGTATATATACTTAAATAGTATTAATTATGTGAAATACATCACATAATTAAGATATTTTCCGATTTTAAATATATTAATTCACTTTGGAGGAAACAATGAAAATCATTGTCATTGGTAATAATCATGCAGGCACAGCCTTTGTTAATAATGTTTACGCCTATAATAAAGACATTGAGGTAGTCACTTACGAAAAAAGCGATAACATTTCTTTTCTTGCATGCGGTATTGCATTATGGGTGGGGAAAACAATAAAAGATCCTAAAGGTTTGTTTTATGCGACAGCAGAAGAATTACAAAAAAAAGGGATTAAAGTCAATATGCATCACGAGGTTTTGTCGGTTGATTTTGACAAAAAAACTCTTCAAGTTAAAAACTTGAAGAGTGGCGAAGTTTTCGAAGACAAATATGACAAACTGGTTCTTGCAACAGGATCTTGGCCTAATATCCCATCATTTCCGGGCGTGGATCTGGAAGGTGTTTTTCTTTCAAAAACATACGATCATGCCAAATACATCATTGAATACGCCGCTAAACCCGAAATAAAACATGTTACTGTGGTAGGAGCAGGCTATATAGGAGTAGAGCTTGTAGAAGCCTTCCAAGAACTCGGTAAAGAAGTACGTGTTATAGAAGGAGCAGATTGTGTCTTAGGAAACTATTTTGACCCTGAATTCACAGAAATAGTTGAAAAAACACTAAAAGATCATGGTGTTGCGGTGCATACTAAAGAAAAAGTACTCGAAATTAAAGGAACAGGTCAAAAAGTTTCGGAAATCATCACAGATAAAGGAGTTTATAAAACAGATATGATCGTTCTCTCTACAGGATTTCATCCCAATACAACACTTTATCAAAACAAACTCAAAACCATTGAAAATGGAGCTTTGATTGTTAACCAATATCTTCAAACCTCAAATCCTGATGTCTATGCTTGTGGGGATTGTGCTGCTGTTTTATCTAATGTTGTTCAAGGTTCAGATTATATTGCCTTAGCGACAAATGCAGTACGTATGGGCATTTTATGCGCAGCTAACATTGTGGAACATAAAGTTCCATTTTCTGGGGTACAAGGGTCAAACGCTATTAAAATTTATAACCTGAATATGGCATCTACTGGATTTTCTGAATTGACAGCACAAAAGAGAGGGTACCAAGTTCTTTCAAATTTTATAGAAGACGCCGCACGTCCTGAATTTATGCCTACCTATGTTCCTGTAAGGGTGAAAGTAGTATATGATGCACTAACAAGAAGACTCCTAGGAGCACAAATTCAATCTACAGAAAATCATACAGAAGTAATTCATACATTTTCGCTCGCAATCGAGCAGAAAATGACTGTTGATCACCTAGCACTTACAGATTTCTTTTTCCTTCCACACTATAACAAGCCAATTTCTTGGCTTACAGCAGTATGCCTCACAGCAAAATAAAAAAATAAAAAATCTCTCTATGTTTAGAGAGATTTTTTATTAGGCTTAGTTGAGAATTCCTAGCAGGATAAGAAAGAAATAATAGAAGAAAGATTTGTTCTCTATTTGATAAAAAAAATTTCATAAAATTATGAATACCAACATCCACAACTTTAATCCTTAAAAAAGATGATATTTATTAGATTTTGAAATACAATAGAATAAATATTGATATCATTATTAATCAAACACATGTCCTATAATTTGTTAATGTATAAATCAAGCTTTTTATACTAATATTAAAGAAACAAAATGTTTTCTATTTACTACACCTAGAATTAACAATAGTATAAACAATTTTTATCTGTAAGCCTAAGATGTTCAACAAGATGCAAATAACAAAATATTTTTATTATTTGACAAAATAAAAATATATTTTATAATGATACTTTATTATAAAATAAAAATAAGGATTTTATATGTTAAAAGAAATGTTAAAGAATAACATTCAAATACTCGATTCTGTTAATAACTGGGAAGAAGCTGTTATTATCGCTTCTAATCCTTTACTGAAAGACAAAACTATTAATGAACAGTATCAACAAGCTATGGTTAATAATATCAAAACTTTAGGTTCTTATATGATTTTAATGCCTGGTATCGCTATGCCTCACGCACGCCCTGAAGAAGGAGCGCATAAGAACGGACTTTCTCTACTTATCCTAAGAAATGACGTGCTTTTTCCAGGTGATCAAAAAGCCTGGTTTATTTTATGTTTAGCTGCAGAATCACCAGATTCTCATATAGAAATTATTGAAGCAATTGCTGATTTACTGGGGAATGAAGAATTATTGGAAAAAATCAAAAATTCCCTATCCTCAGAATCAGTATTAGAATTGCTATAAAAACTAGGAGTTATTAATGAATTTAGAAAAAATCCAAAAATTCGGACGATATCTTAGCAATTTGGAGCTTTTATTGTTTGGGGACTGATTACTGCATTTTTTTATTCCTTCAGGCTGGGTTCCTAATGAAAAATTAACAACTCTTGTTGATTCTATGATTATTTACCTTTACTTATTGGTTACTTAGGAGGTAGCATTGTATATCAACATCGAGGTAGGGGTCTTGACACAATTATGACTGTAGGGTTGATTGTTGGGTTATTTATTCCCATATTTTCAAGATACTTAGCCGATTTAAAAATCCATATCTAGATGATGAAATCGCACGTGTGGGACGAGATCCTATGCGTAAATTTACCAAAAAATGACAGGCTTACCAAACCAGCTTTAGGAGCTATTGAATACAATTTACCATTCAATAATCTATTAATTGGCATTAAGAATGCATTATTATTTCAAAATGATGATGATGATGATGTAAGTAGTATAGAAATGCAGAAAATACTAAAACAACATAGCCTTAAACAAGGAATAATAGAAATTACATGCTTAAATAAATAATTCTAATGAACAATTTTACGTATAAACGAAATCCTAGAGATTATCTTTTCATAATCTCTAGGATTTCGGCTCTTAGCTCTTAATAATTAAGAGCTAACCCTCCAACCATAAAACCAATCGAAAGCTGTATATTATAAAAATATAATCAGCAGTTCTTTTATTGAGAATCGAGTCTTTAAGAGGATGTTCGCCATTTTCTCCATTAGTCACAGGTAATAAAAAAATTATTGAATGACGTAACCCAACAATAAAACCACTATCCATGATATATTGAGAAGCTAAAGGAAAATTCAACCCTATTGCCAAAACAGTGCCAGAATTTTTCATGATACGTTGGTAATTAGATAGAGAACTGGGAACATTATACTGAAAAGTCCATGGTCCACGCATTATTTGCAATCCAAGAATATCAAACATTAATTTCGATTTAGTAAACTTCCTACCGACAGAGTAAGTAGAACCAAATGAACCAAACATATCTAAATGATATACTTGAGTACCAATACTGGGAGATGTATTTACTATTATACCACCTTTAGAGATCATTTCTGGAAAGCTATAACTAAAAACCACAAGGATATCAATTCCCTGAACAACAGAATCGTATGTATGGAAATATTGATATCCTGTCTCAACAGATACAATACCTTCCCACATTTTTTCTTTCCAAGCTTCAGCATAAAGCATCAGAAACCATACTTTTGATAAACTGTCTCGCACTTAAATTGACATTACCGCCTGCTTTCAGAACAAAATTATGAGTACCAACTTTTGCATACAGATGGGCACTGCTAATAGCACAAACCCTAACAATCAATATTTCATATTCATTAAACCCACCCTAATATGTTTTATGAATTTTTCCCCTCAATGAAATTGAGTTTGATAAGAGCGAATACCTAATAACTCTGCACCTAAAATGTCTTTTTCTTGATGATCACCTATCATAACAACATCTTTCGGAAATAAGTTCAACTTATAGAGTGCCAGTAAAAAGGGAAGTGATTTAGGTTTTTCTTGACCACTTTCTTCTGAAGTAACAATATAATTAAAATAGTGATCGATTTTTAATTTTTCTAATTTTTTTAATTGAATTTCAGTAGTTAAATCGGTTACTAAACAAATTTGTAATTTATTCTCCAGGCATTTGTCAAGAAAAGGAAATACATCCGGAAAAAGAGTCATGTGATTAAGGAACGAATCCCAATAAATCTTTTCCCATGCTAAAACCTTACTGACTTTGAGACCATATTTTTCCGAAATATATTTAAAATACAAAAGCCGTGAATGTGAAGCCCCTGTATCCTTCAACTGAATATTAAACCAACGCCTCGCAATACAATATTCTTTTTCTGCTTGTTCTATAGATATATTTAAATCTTGAGAAGCAGATTGGCTCCATGTTTGTAAAGCTGTTTGGTGTGCCGGAGCATAAGAATATAAAGTATCATCTAAATCTAGTAAAATCCCTTTTATATTTAAAGAAAAAATTTTATCCCACATATTTTTTCCATTCTTCTGGATATTTAGTACATATAGCATCAAATATCATATGTTCCATCTTTTGATAATATGTAGGAATATCATAAATACTTTTACCCTGAAGTTCAGGAGAAACTAAGCATAATTTAAAATACGGTTTAAGAATGGTATAATCTTGAAAAGTAAGAGAAAAATCATTAAATCCGTCGACCCAAACCCAATCTACTAAATGTTTAAATTTCATCACAGCTTCTACAGGCTCATATTCTGAATATCGAACAGCTATTTGCTTAATTCCTTTTTTTGTATAACGTATCAGAAAAGGCAAAGACATATCAAGAAAGAAATATTGAGATATATTATATTTCTCTAAAAGATACAATATCCTTTCTTCTAATCCTTCTGCTTTAATATTTAGGATAAGAAAAGAGTGAGAATATTTTTGTAAAAATGTCTCAAAATTGGTACCTTCAACAAAGGCATCATGTGATGTAAAACAAGATGATCTTGATAGGCGCGTATATCAACTTCAACGCCATAATCATGAGCAATAAGCTCCAATTCCGGAATAGTATTTACTCTGTGTTGTATATAGAGCATAGATACTTCCTTTTATATACTGAACCCATTATAGCATAAAAATTCCACATAATCAACAAAAAATGATAATAATTAGATATGAAATACTCTTGAGAAAAACAAGAATTACTTTTTTTTAAAATTCTATAGCATTTGCATTAAAATATAAACTTATTGTGAACTATATAATTACAAGTGAAATTCTCTTATAAAAAATAAAAAGTTCTTATATAAGATACCTCTAACAAACATCAATTTTTATTTTATAATGAGTTGATAATTCTCTCGATTCCTTCTACAAAAGACATCCGAGATCTAAATCCTGTATCATTAACTAACGAAGAAATATCAACATTTAATGACATTACTTGATTTTGCTGATAAGGTTTAGCTCCAAATTTCAGCAAATCTTCTTTATGAAGTATCCTCCCAATTTCCAAAACATAATTTTTCAATATATCTGAAGAGCCACTTGCAATACAATAAATACTTTGATCCAAACCTTTTTGAGCCAATAGAAAAAAAGCTTCTGCACAATCATCTTCATAAAGATAATCCCACAATTGCTCACAAGGAGTTAACTCCATTTCTTCATTGTTTTTTAATTTTCTTATACAGGAAGAGATCATAGTATCTGCACCATCATGAGGGCCAAAAACACTAAAAACTCGCGTCCAAATATAACGAATACCCAATTCTTTAGCCAATAACGACCCTAAACGCCCAGCTGTATATTTACAAATGCCATACGCAAGATCAGGATTTACAGGAGTATCTGGATCAATTAAACCAGATACTCTGCCATATTCTGCTTGTGAACCAGCACCAATAAAACATTCGCATCCCAACTGATGAGCTAATTTTATAGCATCTAGAGTTCCTTGAACATTTTCTAACTGAAAAAAGGGATCATTACGTGTCATACGAGATGTTGCTTTCCATGCAAAATGATAGAAAATATCATATTTACCATTTAATTT
This genomic window from Brevinema andersonii contains:
- a CDS encoding glycosyltransferase family 2 protein, whose amino-acid sequence is MSIKISIVIPVYGTEDFLSECLESCINQTLKEIEIIVVNDCSPNNCREIVQKFQKQDNRIIFIDLPHNMGTLNARMEGYKIARGEYIQSLDSDDTLTKNACEIIYQTFQAYNNDILHISMHTYHHPNKNHPIKTCEMFIPKSLELTQDQWLHILFTRNLDNCMCSYVIKKELIQKLLSLLPQNTHITLYEDLMQIFTLALSIPIDKIISIPNRLYEYRHGVGITTTGINPKRYTKNLTDTIRVTSHVYAAAKQNNLSPELLIELMGYLYQMSYTWSLHISLSDKEKQLQVAQELQNLHLMWDYTNMVGINEYYQLLYRQPVIPTAALDNTLSANEQKVLEIFHCIRKIINKFIPPSSFLRNIIHKIINIIKKLYIHIKKSLRHFSF
- a CDS encoding FAD-dependent oxidoreductase, translating into MKIIVIGNNHAGTAFVNNVYAYNKDIEVVTYEKSDNISFLACGIALWVGKTIKDPKGLFYATAEELQKKGIKVNMHHEVLSVDFDKKTLQVKNLKSGEVFEDKYDKLVLATGSWPNIPSFPGVDLEGVFLSKTYDHAKYIIEYAAKPEIKHVTVVGAGYIGVELVEAFQELGKEVRVIEGADCVLGNYFDPEFTEIVEKTLKDHGVAVHTKEKVLEIKGTGQKVSEIITDKGVYKTDMIVLSTGFHPNTTLYQNKLKTIENGALIVNQYLQTSNPDVYACGDCAAVLSNVVQGSDYIALATNAVRMGILCAANIVEHKVPFSGVQGSNAIKIYNLNMASTGFSELTAQKRGYQVLSNFIEDAARPEFMPTYVPVRVKVVYDALTRRLLGAQIQSTENHTEVIHTFSLAIEQKMTVDHLALTDFFFLPHYNKPISWLTAVCLTAK
- a CDS encoding PTS sugar transporter subunit IIA — its product is MLKEMLKNNIQILDSVNNWEEAVIIASNPLLKDKTINEQYQQAMVNNIKTLGSYMILMPGIAMPHARPEEGAHKNGLSLLILRNDVLFPGDQKAWFILCLAAESPDSHIEIIEAIADLLGNEELLEKIKNSLSSESVLELL
- a CDS encoding mannitol dehydrogenase family protein; protein product: MLSRFKNPYLDDEIARVGRDPMRKFTKK
- a CDS encoding HAD family hydrolase, with protein sequence MWDKIFSLNIKGILLDLDDTLYSYAPAHQTALQTWSQSASQDLNISIEQAEKEYCIARRWFNIQLKDTGASHSRLLYFKYISEKYGLKVSKVLAWEKIYWDSFLNHMTLFPDVFPFLDKCLENKLQICLVTDLTTEIQLKKLEKLKIDHYFNYIVTSEESGQEKPKSLPFLLALYKLNLFPKDVVMIGDHQEKDILGAELLGIRSYQTQFH
- a CDS encoding PI-PLC domain-containing protein, with protein sequence MKFKHLVDWVWVDGFNDFSLTFQDYTILKPYFKLCLVSPELQGKSIYDIPTYYQKMEHMIFDAICTKYPEEWKKYVG
- a CDS encoding PI-PLC domain-containing protein: MLYIQHRVNTIPELELIAHDYGVEVDIRAYQDHLVLHHMMPLLKVPILRHFYKNILTLFLS
- a CDS encoding NAD-dependent epimerase/dehydratase family protein; the encoded protein is MKKVVITGATGMLGVSLIRRLIASDIEVVCIIKPESLRREAIPKHALVNVIECDSNDLSALKLNGKYDIFYHFAWKATSRMTRNDPFFQLENVQGTLDAIKLAHQLGCECFIGAGSQAEYGRVSGLIDPDTPVNPDLAYGICKYTAGRLGSLLAKELGIRYIWTRVFSVFGPHDGADTMISSCIRKLKNNEEMELTPCEQLWDYLYEDDCAEAFFLLAQKGLDQSIYCIASGSSDILKNYVLEIGRILHKEDLLKFGAKPYQQNQVMSLNVDISSLVNDTGFRSRMSFVEGIERIINSL